The genomic segment GCCGGCCCCTGCGGCTGCCAGCCGACCAGGTCGGTGGAGGTGGCCCGGCCGTACGAGGTCTCCATCCGCAGGTGGTCGAACTCGGCCGTCCAGGGCCCCTGCAGGTGCAGCACCGTGTATGTACCGTCCTCGTCCCGCAGCAGGGCGAAGTCGTTCACGCACAGTCCGGGCGGGGCGTATCGCATGGGCGGTTCCTGTCGGCTCACAGCGCCAAACGCGTGCGCTGACCATCGATCAAAACGGACTCACTCGGAAGTCGGCCCAAGTAAATATGAACGCAAACGCTTGCGCAACAAGGAGGTCGGGTTTACGGTCACGTCACCCACAGATCACACCGACGTGAATTCAACGGGAGGAACTGAGCCGTGACGGCCAGCATCAACGACGTCGCCCGGGCGGTCGGCGTCTCCGCGTCCACCGTGTCCCGCGCCCTGCGCGGCCGGCCGGGCGTCTCCGACGAGGTGCGGGACCGGATCGCGGCCGTCGCCACCCAGCTCGGCTACACCGCGTCCCGCTCCGCCTCCAGCCTGGCCAGCGGCCGCACTTACACCATCGGCGTGGTCGTCCCCTACGTGGGCCGCTGGTTCTTCGGCACGGTGCTGGACGCGGCCGAGAAGGTGTTCAGCTCCGCCGGGTACGACGTGCTGCTGTACAACCTCGGCTCGCCGGAGACACGCAAGCGTTTCTTCACCAAGCTGCCGGTCCGCAAGCGGGTGGACGCGGTGCTGACCCTCCTCATCCCCGACGAGGAGGAGTCCGCCGCACTGCGCTCACTGGGGGTGCCGCTGGCCACCACGGTCGGCGGAACCCGGCCCGGCTTCACCGTCGTCGGCATCGACGACCGGGCCGGCACCGAGAGCGCCGTACGGCATCTGGTGAACCTCGGCCACCGCCGCATCGGCATGATCAGTGGGACCAGCGGGCCGCAGCACTGGACCACCCCCGTCGAACGCCGCAACGCCTACCTGGACGTCCTGGCCGACGCCGGGATCGCGCACGACCCGGCCCTGGAGGCCGACGGCGACTACACCGTCGACGGCGGCGAGCGGGCCATGACGGAACTACTGGCCGCCTCGCGGCCGCCGACCGCGGTGTTCGCCCAGTCCGACGAGATGGCGATGGGCGCGCTGCGCGCCCTGCGCCGTCACCGGCTGAAGGTCCCGGACGACGTGTCCGTGGTCGGCTTCGACGACCACGAACTCGCCGACGTGCTGGGGCTGACCACCGTCGCCCAGCCGGTCGCCGAACAGGGCGCCGAGGCCGCCCGCCTGCTGCTGCGCCAGCTCGACGAACCTGCCGGCGAGCGCCCCGCCGAACAGGTGCAGATGCCCATTCGCCTCGTCCTGCGCGAGACCACCGCCCCACCCCGTCCCCGCGGGCCCCAGTGACCCCCCTCCATCGAGCCCCACACCCCCACACCCCCACAGCCCACACCCCCACGCCGCGAAAGCTCCCCGCACCATGAACCCTCGCCACAGCACGGAGGCACAGATCATGCGCTCGACCAGCAGAAAGTACCGCCGCACAGCAAGTACGGGCCTGGCTCTCGTCCTGCCCCTGGCGGCACTGGCCGCCTGCGGCGGGGGCGGCGGCACCGACGCCTCCGCGGAGGCGGGCAGCGGCACGGGCACCATCAGCGTCTGGGCCCACCAGGGGCAGAAGAGCGAGGACGCCGCCCTGCAGGCCGCGGTGAAGTCGTTCAACTCCTCACAGAGCAAGATCAAGGTCGAGCTGAAGCTGCTGCCCGGCAACGACTACACCAAGACGATCACCACGACCGACGCCTCCAAGCTGCCGGACGTGCTGGAGTTCGACGGCCCGACCATGGCGAACTTCGTCTACAACAAGAAGCTCGCCGCGGTCGACGACTACGTCTCCGCCAAGACGATGGACAACGCCACCGACGCGAGCAAGTCGCAGGGCGAGATCGGTGACAAGCACTACGGCCTGGGCATGTACGACTCCGGCCTCGGGATCTACGGCAACAAGAAGCTGCTGGACGCCGCCGGCGTGAAGTACCCGACCACTCTGGACGACGCCTGGACGGTGGAGGAGTTCACGGCCGCGCTCAAGGCGCTCAAGGCCGAGGACTCCGACGGAAAGGTCCTCGACGTCCAGGAGGGCAACGGATTCGCCACCGAGTGGGGC from the Streptomyces sp. NBC_00310 genome contains:
- a CDS encoding LacI family DNA-binding transcriptional regulator; its protein translation is MTASINDVARAVGVSASTVSRALRGRPGVSDEVRDRIAAVATQLGYTASRSASSLASGRTYTIGVVVPYVGRWFFGTVLDAAEKVFSSAGYDVLLYNLGSPETRKRFFTKLPVRKRVDAVLTLLIPDEEESAALRSLGVPLATTVGGTRPGFTVVGIDDRAGTESAVRHLVNLGHRRIGMISGTSGPQHWTTPVERRNAYLDVLADAGIAHDPALEADGDYTVDGGERAMTELLAASRPPTAVFAQSDEMAMGALRALRRHRLKVPDDVSVVGFDDHELADVLGLTTVAQPVAEQGAEAARLLLRQLDEPAGERPAEQVQMPIRLVLRETTAPPRPRGPQ